The Ostrea edulis chromosome 1, xbOstEdul1.1, whole genome shotgun sequence genomic sequence GTGTGATACATGCAATTTGCTTATCAGACGGCAAGTTACAGGACGCCTCAGTACCACGCGCTGGACTCATACATTATATGTAGGtccttgtggacaggacttccggtatttttaaatgttcaattccttgggtatttcggacatattttttttaatcaaatatgtaacttcagagtttatatatttcaatggaatacacaaatctcgcatagaaaccgtttttaaaaatgtcatatcaccaaTCATTATTATGATCGGTACATTGTCCACGTACATTGTATCGAGgctctctcttccaccaataaaaactgggcgccaccagattaCTGAGAAATTGTTGggtgtggcgaaaaacagcaaaacaatgcTACAGTTCGAAATCAACTTGACGCAAGGCGTCAAAGATATCAGGCCgcaaatgatgaaaatataatttctattATGATGCGCGGCTTGTAATAAATATGCATCATTTAAGGGTTTGTATTATAGGcatatataaacaatggataTTTGGTGTAATTGATTTTATcgaaaaataaaacacattgaaaCAGTATTAGTTTATTActgataaaacattgaataatacatgtaaatgggtttttttaaatcaattgttAAAACGTGTACgtactacatatatatcattcaCTTTTAAATGTTGCTTTTTTAAACAAGTCGCCCATTCAGAGTACACACCTCATGTAATTTCTTTCACAAAATGATTAATGCTACATTTttaatcacatacatgtattctcaCTAAGTCATGAAACATTAGATGGAAGACGGTTTTCTTTTACTGAGATAGTCTCGCATCTTCTTGTTGGTCTGAACTTTGGCTCGACATGCCTTGATTTTGGGAAATTTGTCTAAAATAGTTCCATCTTTCGAAAGACCAGTTTCAAAAGCCTCAAACAGCATAATGTCTGCAAACGACATCTGAAACACATTGAGTTACAGTAAGTACATGCTTACGAGTATTTTCATGAatcaactaaaaaaaaattaaaagtcaGATCAGTATTCAATGTAGATTCAATAATCTATATGTGTAAATTAAGATGAGAATACAATCTAATAACCTTAGGCAAACACATGGAGACTTTTGAATAGGAATAattatgtgtatgtacatgtacgtgtattttaGAATACATCCAAGCAACTGCATGTGTCGATAAAACCAGCTTCTCAAGAACGGGAAGCACTCGACCTAACCAATTCAATTTTCTTGTACTAATgtaattaaatgaaatatgatcgACCTCATCCCAGTTTGATAGTTCAAAATCTAGAGCTAAAAAGTTtagtatttcataattttgtagTCTTGATTTACGGGAGCGTTTTGATGTCAACTGAAAATAAATCTATCTTTACCTTTTTGCCAACAGCCCAACCTTCCGTTGATTTGTTAGACGATATGATGCTTTCTATCCTAGTGCATGATTTCTCAAAGGTACCGCGAAAATCCTCCTTAGCCTTCTTCTGGGATTCCTATATGATAGTTCACAAGTTATGATTTGAAAAAGTAATTCAGTTAAAACCTATTTTTTTCTGTTGAATACATTTTCggttattgaaaaaaaagagCTTTTCCTCTCCATAAAATTATCATGTCTAATGCAAGTAAGTATATGTCATTTActatttgattgattcattCTTTGTCTTCAGATTTTATTACCTCGTCTTTAGGGGCAAAGAACATTTTAAATCCGGCATTTTTAACTTCCGTGAGATATTCaacaatttcttccactctAGCTTTGTCTAATATATTTTCGCCATCTAGACCTACAAAAGGAACACGAGTAGTCGATAAGTAGATGGAGCATTTCAGACAAAGGAAAAGTGTCAAGAATATATTTTTGAACTGATTAAAAAGTTACAATTCTAGGTCAAAATTCCACCCATTACTCTTCACGGACAGTTAATGTCCAATGACTATAAtgtcaatctgactaaagtacagacctatattattattattatatatataataatataggtctgtactttagtcagattgctataatgtgaaaataaatgatgTAGTTATATTTAGAAAGGTCATAATTTGTAGCATTCAATGCTGGTCACCATTAAAGTGATGAAATCCTCCACATCTCCGActaactttcaagttttcaaggACCTGAAAATACTCTCTGTAGACTATGGCCAATCAATAACAGATATACGTGTGGCATCGTCTTTCATACCTCGTCCTTTAACCATTAACTCGAGTGTCATATCAACTcaaaatcttgtattcaaaacATCTTATTCTGTGCCTCACCAAATATTCTTGCTAGATGACGAAAGATGACCAGGCTTTGAGTAACGGGTTGTCCGTCAACTTCAAGAAGTGGTAATGATCCACCAGGAGTCTCTGAAATTcagtttttgatatatcaacAGATACATTGGAAATTGTATTCTACAGGTAATGTAAAACTCAATGATAAGATACTCGTATCGAAATGGCCAGAACACAAAGCGAACTTTTTTCCCTTTTCAATGCTGGCTTTTTATTTTGGTTATAATGTCATTACGTGATGATTTTTTTGCAATCTCCGTAAACTATTCTCACGTAGTTGCAACACTAATATGTACACTCATCAACATATCTCAATTCAACTATCATTCATATGCATGTTTTCCCTCTTCCTGAAAccaaaaagatttttttaaaacaagatattTTTGGCCTGTTGAAAGAAAATGGCCAGATAATCACACGTTTGTGACGGATGTACAAATGAATTCAGAATTATTTGCTAAAATTGTAATCAGTTTCAATTATCTAATCTATTTAATGACATAGTTGTAACAAACTTTTGTTATCAAGTTCTATAGCTGTACACTTCCATTAAAATGAAGACCAATTACTGGTGTTAGTGGAATTTTTCCGTTAGGGTCAAAAATTGGTATCATTACATTTAGTCCTCTAGGAATGTTAAAAATCAACTCCATTGTGAAAAGACGAAAATCAATAAACCAATGAAATGTGTGTATATTAACCCagttttatgatacatgtatatacttactTGGTTTAAGAGCCGGCCATTCTTCTTGTGTAAGGCGACGGTCTTCAAAGGGAATCCCTGCCGctgcaaaaagcatccttgcgGGTTCCCCCCGAGCACGGGCGTCAAAATAGGTGTACACGTATTTAGGCATTTATATTGATATCCAGTTTCTCTAACAAGACTGATAATGGACTACCCTCGTTTG encodes the following:
- the LOC125652555 gene encoding glutathione S-transferase-like — protein: MPKYVYTYFDARARGEPARMLFAAAGIPFEDRRLTQEEWPALKPKTPGGSLPLLEVDGQPVTQSLVIFRHLARIFGLDGENILDKARVEEIVEYLTEVKNAGFKMFFAPKDEESQKKAKEDFRGTFEKSCTRIESIISSNKSTEGWAVGKKMSFADIMLFEAFETGLSKDGTILDKFPKIKACRAKVQTNKKMRDYLSKRKPSSI